Proteins from a single region of Ogataea parapolymorpha DL-1 chromosome IV, whole genome shotgun sequence:
- a CDS encoding heat shock protein, producing the protein MSDIGRKDLSDKLTETVKPDSEKSAYEKTKEQVTDQADKLASKVTPDNQKSFTQTLGDKAQSGSDKAKSEVDQNQSSLADTANQYLDAGKEKLNEAVEYVSGALSGAKEGADSTKK; encoded by the coding sequence ATGAGTGACATTGGAAGAAAGGACCTTAGCGACAAGCTCACCGAGACCGTGAAGCCAGACTCTGAGAAGAGTGCTTACGAGAAGACCAAGGAGCAGGTCACAGATCAGGCAGACAAGCTTGCCTCCAAGGTGACACCAGACAACCAAAAGTCCTTCACACAGACTTTGGGCGACAAGGCTCAGTCAGGCTCTGACAAAGCCAAGTCCGAGGTCGACCAGAACCAAAGCAGCCTGGCCGACACTGCCAACCAATATTTGGATGCCGGTaaggagaagctgaacgaggcTGTTGAGTACGTCTCCGGTGCTCTTTCTGGTGCCAAGGAGGGTGCTGACTCCACAAAGAAATAA
- a CDS encoding putative membrane protein, with protein sequence MNSTITLVVTLVVAFVFIAYFLGDDVGVTDEMVARVAQIAPNLPPSVIRRDLERTRSVHVTIDNYLNGLLAAHETGESQYIGSQPIKKQDCKPAQFEGLDFEQKKREMVLRARQRLNLD encoded by the coding sequence ATGAACAGCACAATCACACTGGTGGTGACACTAGTCGTTGCGTTTGTGTTCATAGCGTACTTTCTGGGTGACGACGTAGGTGTGACggacgagatggtggcGCGTGTGGCCCAGATCGCTCCGAATCTTCCGCCGTCGGTGATCCGCCGTGATCTGGAACGCACCCGCAGTGTTCACGTCACGATCGATAATTACTTGAACGGACTACTCGCAGCACACGAAACAGGTGAATCGCAATATATCGGAAGCCAGCCTATAAAGAAGCAGGATTGCAAGCCAGCCCAGTTCGAGGGGCTGGACTTTGAGCAGAAAAAACGGGAAATGGTGCTCAGAGCTCGTCAGAGACTAAATCTCGACTAA
- a CDS encoding Transcriptional regulatory protein SAP30: MARRDTSEPEQVSSSRSSTKHRNQVLAQQQKEFLAKYIHSNGPQDFPVKDPLDFSSWTEEQLRKYRELYLNPSQIITPDVKTLQGYMLEGSELGESSESYAKNELSSGTNMYEYRNRDDLRHAVEDHFNNQLTVKESDVIMGFIYRVKNEDKKFKMYFDRRN, from the coding sequence ATGGCTAGAAGAGACACCTCCGAGCCGGAACAGGTTTCGTCGTCGCGGTCGTCCACAAAACACCGGAACCAGGTGCTCGCACAACAGCAAAaggagtttttggccaaGTACATTCACTCAAATGGGCCACAGGACTTTCCAGTCAAGGACCCCCTGGATTTCTCCAGCTGGACAGAGGAACAGCTACGCAAATACAGAGAGCTATATTTGAACCCTTCGCAGATAATCACCCCTGATGTGAAAACGCTCCAGGGCTACATGCTGGAAGGCTCAGAGCTGGGAGAGTCGTCTGAGTCCTACGcaaaaaacgagctcagcagTGGCACCAATATGTACGAATACCGGAACAGAGACGATCTCAGACACGCTGTCGAAGACCATTTCAACAACCAACTGACCGTGAAGGAGAGCGACGTGATAATGGGTTTCATCTACAGAGTCAAGAATGAGGACAAGAAGTTTAAGATGTATTTTGACAGACGAAACTAA
- a CDS encoding ABC transporter ATP-binding protein ARB1, protein MSTVSASKAKREAKKAAKAAEGKLKTKKLTKKEKEKLESGGDVSSAADEIEKLKLQQDKDGLSDRVTTGVLDSLETSRDIKMSSVSLLFHGKVLLQDSSLELNYGRRYGLLGENGCGKSTFLRALAAREYPIPEHIDVYLLNEPANASEYSALDWVVREAESELARLEKEVEDIIVNDGPESPLLEPLYEKIDEMDPSTFEARAAVILTGLGFNAQTIKKKTKDMSGGWRMRVALAKALFVKPTLLLLDDPTAHLDLEACVWLEEYLKLFDKTLILVSHSEDFLNGVCTNMIDMRMKKITQYGGNYDAYVKTRTELETNQMKQYYKQQEEIQHIKKFIASAGTYANLVRQAKSRQKILDKMEADGLIQPVVPDKVFTFKFPEVERLPPPVLSFDDISFAYDGNPEHYLYKDLSFGVDMDSRIALVGPNGVGKSTLLKLMTGELQPQKGRVSKHTHLKIGVYSQHSADQLDLTKTPLEFVRDKFSHISQDFQYWRGQLGRFGLTGEGQTSQMATLSEGQRSRVVFALLALEHPNVLLLDEPTNGLDIPTIDSLAEAINSFNGGVCVVSHDFRLLDKIAKDIYVVENQTATRWDGTIGQYKAKLAKNIVL, encoded by the coding sequence ATGTCGACTGTTTCTGCTTCGAAAGCAAAGAgagaggccaagaaggctGCCAAGGCCGCCGAGGGAAAGCTCAAGACTAAGaagctgaccaagaaggaaaaggaaaagctTGAGTCCGGCGGGGATGTgtcttcagcagcagatgagatcgaaaagctcaagttGCAACAGGACAAGGATGGATTGAGTGACAGAGTTACCACCGGTGTTCTAGACTCTTTGGAGACCTCCAGAGATATCAAGATGTCGTCTGTGTCGCTTCTCTTCCACGGTAAAGTTCTTTTGCAAGactcttctttggaattgaACTATGGTAGACGTTACGGATTGCTTGGAGAGAACGGTTGCGGTAAGTCCACTTTCCTGAGAGCTCTGGCCGCCAGAGAGTACCCAATTCCAGAACACATCGATGTTTATTTATTGAACGAGCCAGCCAATGCTTCTGAATACTCTGCCCTGGACTGGGTTGTGAGAGAGGCCGAATCTGAGCTTGCTCgtttggaaaaagaagttgAGGATATTATTGTCAACGACGGACCAGAATCACCATTGTTGGAGCCACTGTACGAAAAGattgacgagatggacCCATCCACTTTCGAAGCCAGAGCAGCTGTCATCCTCACTGGTCTCGGCTTCAACGCTCAGAcaatcaagaagaagaccaaggacATGTCTGGTGGATGGAGAATGAGAGTCGCTCTTGCCAAAGCCCTGTTCGTCAAGCCTAcattgttgctgctggacgacccTACCGCTCACTTGGACTTGGAGGCCTGTGTGTGGTTGGAGGAGTACTTGAAGCTTTTCGACAAAACCTTGATTCTTGTTTCGCACTCTGAGGACTTTTTGAATGGAGTCTGCACCAACATGATTGACATGAGAATGAAGAAAATTACCCAGTACGGTGGTAACTACGACGCCTACGTTAAGACGAGAACCGAGTTGGAGACCAACCAAATGAAACAATACTACAAacagcaagaagaaatccAACACATCAAGAAATTCAttgcttctgctggtacCTATGCCAACCTGGTGAGACAGGCTAAGTCCAGACAGAAAATCCTTGATAAGATGGAAGCCGACGGTCTCATCCAGCCAGTGGTCCCAGACAAGGTTTTCACGTTCAAGTTCCCAGAGGTGGAAAGACTTCCTCCACCGGTGCTTTCGTTCGACGACATTTCATTCGCTTACGACGGAAATCCAGAACATTACCTGTACAAGGACCTTTCGTTTGGAGTCGACATGGACTCGAGAATCGCACTGGTTGGACCGAACGGTGTGGGTAAGTCCACGCTGTTGAAGCTTATGACGGGTGAGCTTCAGCCCCAAAAGGGAAGAGTGTCCAAGCACACCCACTTGAAGATCGGTGTGTATTCGCAGCACTCTGCTGACCAGCTCGACCTTACGAAAACGCCTTTGGAGTTCGTCAGGGACAAATTTTCGCACATTTCCCAGGACTTCCAGTACTGGAGAGGTCAACTGGGAAGATTTGGTCTGACTGGTGAAGGTCAAACCTCGCAGATGGCTACCTTGTCCGAGGGACAGAGATCCAGAGTGGTTTTTGCTCTGTTGGCCCTCGAACATCCTAATGTTTTGTTGCTGGACGAGCCTACCAACGGTCTGGACATCCCAACAATCGATTCTCTGGCCGAAGCCATCAACAGCTTCAACGGAGGTGTTTGTGTCGTGTCCCACGATTTCAGattgctggacaagattGCAAAGGATATCTACGTTGTTGAAAACCAAACGGCAACCAGATGGGATGGTACTATCGGGCAATATAAGGCCAAACTGGCCAAGAATATTGTGCTGTAA
- a CDS encoding WD40 repeat-containing protein, whose amino-acid sequence MSIEAAIHTLHWHDNNLPIYSLDIQRTSNPVTGTRSARVATGGGDNNVRIWRVNYTETKVESVEYLSSLTKHTQAVNCVRFNPSGDMLASASDDGTIMIWCLSDKIIKEFGNEDDDVKESWYLETSCRSSTLSEIYDISWSPDSKYICCGSMDNITRIFSVATGAMIKQIAEHNHYVQGVTWDPRNEYICSQSADRSVHIYKIVSEKGADLVLSPTTFYKIIRAELPSKSLTTENLKENTESSNMDPPLQTPRHKRTHSNSSTSSSHSIAVSATRSSSPLPAVMPASPNPVYKSLQLYHNETLQSFFRRLTFSPDGMLLFSSSGVFKTDASEENINTVYIHTRFGLNKPPVAHLPGFKKPAIAIKFSPVLYKLLENEKSVFKLDYRMVFAVATQDSVVIYDTQRLKALGIVTNIHYSVITDLSWSSDGQILMVSSADGFVSSVNITHSLVGEVETYSVSEYLSKHKLTNAPANTGQQSSIIDLLSTDATPAPESIGKPGDSVQVIDITTPQPERDTTPEPAPKRPKI is encoded by the coding sequence ATGTCCATTGAGGCCGCCATCCACACTCTTCATTGGCACGATAACAACCTCCCGATCTACTCACTGGATATCCAGCGAACGAGTAATCCCGTGACCGGTACCCGTAGCGCACGCGTGGCTACTGGGGGAGGAGACAACAACGTGCGAATCTGGCGTGTAAACTATACAGAGACCAAAGTAGAGTCTGTGGAATATCTGAGCTCGCTTACCAAGCACACCCAAGCAGTCAATTGTGTCAGATTCAATCCTTCTGGCGATATGCTAGCGAGTGCTTCGGATGACGGAACAATAATGATATGGTGCCTGTCGGATAAAATTATTAAGGAATTCGGCAATGAAGACGACGATGTGAAGGAGAGCTGGTATTTGGAAACATCGTGTAGATCCTCGACGCTTTCGGAAATCTACGACATCTCGTGGTCGCCGGATTCCAAATACATCTGTTGCGGATCAATGGATAATATCACGCGTATATTCAGCGTGGCCACGGGTGCTATGATCAAGCAGATTGCTGAACATAACCACTACGTGCAGGGTGTCACGTGGGATCCTCGGAACGAATACATTTGTTCTCAATCAGCAGACAGATCTGTCCATATCTACAAGATTGTGTCAGAAAAAGGAGCAGACTTGGTTCTCTCTCCTACCACCTTCTACAAAATCATTCGCGCAGAGCTGCCAAGCAAGAGTCTCACCACGGAAAACCTCAAAGAAAACACCGAAAGCTCCAACATGGACCCTCCTTTACAAACACCCCGCCACAAAAGGACGCATTCAAATTCGTCTACGTCTTCCTCGCATTCCATCGCGGTTTCGGCAACGCGCTCGTCGTCTCCGCTTCCAGCGGTAATGCCGGCTTCGCCCAATCCTGTCTACAAAAGCCTGCAACTCTACCACAACGAAACGCTCCAATCATTTTTCAGGCGACTcactttttctccagaCGGCATGCTATTGTTCAGCTCTAGTGGAGTGTTCAAAACAGATGCGTCTGAGGAAAACATCAATACTGTTTATATACACACGCGATTTGGCCTCAACAAGCCTCCGGTTGCACATCTGCCTGGGTTTAAAAAGCCGGCCATAGCCATCAAATTTAGTCCGGTGCTATACAAGCTTCTGGAGAACGAAAAAAGTGTTTTCAAACTGGACTACCGCATGGTTTTTGCCGTGGCGACGCAGGACTCGGTCGTGATATACGACACGCAAAGACTCAAGGCGCTGGGCATAGTCACAAACATCCACTACTCAGTGATCACAGACCTCAGCTGGTCCTCGGACGGGCAGATCCTTATGGTTTCGAGCGCCGACGGATTTGTTTCAAGCGTCAACATAACACACTCGCTGGTCGGCGAGGTGGAAACGTACAGCGTGAGCGAATATCTGAGTAAGCACAAACTCACAAATGCTCCGGCGAACACCGGTCAACAAAGCTCCATTATAGACCTGCTGAGCACAGACGCGACGCCGGCACCGGAGTCGATCGGGAAACCGGGAGACTCAGTGCAGGTGATCGACATCACGACTCCGCAGCCGGAGCGCGATACAACGCCGGAACCCGCACCCAAGAGGCCCAAAATATAA
- a CDS encoding Mitochondrial amino acid transporter, with protein sequence MSPNVDSSLSTIFEQFSKQYSDLDTQEKVLKFEDFVNVLRNQEKPNLSRVTSFLPIDSFGLLYLIADHEKKGYLTESDFQKFSKELLNVQTNTEESPKLLFKLFKLFEKDFYNERETPQEIKTDRFLDILSNLNQTIKTSSDIEPVKKYLEENKLDKLTPADFSALIEKLPLIKLDEKFKQLSQNDKIDIASFRDIVNEIFHSRLPDNILSRIESFSKANFGPSLSLSDSETVIKLLKDLPSLNYAIYEQISTGQYNNTNKLISKDEFYKFAKSRVAGSLTEEEASLFFKWNLQLLQQQDRTSAIKSGDMLAILTDDLIKSRESSDIVPFSFYPILNSAYSFLLGSVAGAIGATVVYPIDLVKTRMQNQKGNSLYSSYGDCFRKVFKHEGFIGLYSGLLPQLVGVAPEKAIKLTVNDIVRGIGAGYCKNGELTMGWEILAGSSAGACQVIFTNPLEITKIRLQVQGETVRQMAKDGLPYVEKSAVDIVRELGLRGLYKGASACLLRDVPFSAIYFPAYANIKKFVFGFDPNNPAKKSKLESWELLLSGALAGMPAAYFTTPCDVIKTRLQVESRPGEKAYKNIADAFSRILKEEGFSALFKGGIARICRSSPQFGFTLASYELFQSWIPLKRFYPDQTSRTLTDGHGNVLKSLTPTSSQETVHHELSEGAKQFVSTSLELNPALNSFNYYNYLDYRGNKK encoded by the coding sequence ATGTCACCCAACGTAGATTCATCTCTGTCTACTATTTTCGAGCAGTTTTCCAAACAGTACTCAGATCTGGACACTCAGGAGAAAGTGTTGAAGTTTGAGGATTTTGTGAATGTGCTCAGAAATCAGGAGAAGCCAAATCTCTCTAGAGTGACTTCGTTCCTGCCAATCGACTCCTTTGGGTTACTTTATCTAATTGCTGACCACGAGAAGAAAGGATACTTGACAGAGAGCGATTTTCAGAAGTTTTCCAAGGAACTCCTCAATGTGCAGACTAATACTGAGGAGTCCCCCAAGTTActtttcaagctgttcaagctgttcGAGAAAGATTTTTACAATGAGCGCGAGACTCCTCAGGAGATCAAGACGGACCGGTTCTTGGATATTCTGTCGAACCTGAACCAGACAATAAAAACAAGTTCTGACATCGAGCCTgtgaaaaaatatcttgaGGAGAATAAACTCGACAAATTGACCCCGGCAGACTTTTCCGCGCTTATCGAAAAGTTGCCATTGATCAAGCTTGACGAAAAGTTCAAGCAGCTGTCCCAgaacgacaagatcgacatcGCTAGCTTCAGAGACATAGTCAACGAAATATTCCACTCTAGACTTCCAGACAATATTCTTTCACGGATTGAATCGTTTTCAAAAGCCAATTTTGGCCCAAGCCTGTCGCTGAGCGACTCAGAAACCGTGATCAAGCTTCTTAAAGATCTTCCCTCGCTGAATTACGCCATATATGAGCAGATCTCCACTGGACAGTACAACAACACAAATAAACTGATTTCCAAGGATGAGTTCTACAAGTTTGCCAAATCTCGCGTTGCTGGCTCCCTCACTGAGGAGGAAGCGTCGCTATTCTTCAAATGGAACctgcagcttctccagcagcaagaTCGCACCTCTGCCATTAAATCTGGCGACATGTTGGCTATTCTCACGGACGACTTGATCAAAAGCCGCGAGTCTTCGGATATCGTTCCGTTCAGTTTCTATCCGATTTTGAATTCGGCTTACTCTTTCCTTCTTGGATCCGTGGCTGGTGCCATTGGTGCTACTGTTGTTTACCCAATTGATTTGGTGAAGACCAGAATGCAAAATCAGAAGGGCAACTCTCTCTACTCGTCATACGGTGACTGTTTCCGCAAAGTGTTCAAACACGAAGGTTTCATTGGGCTTTACTCTGGTCTGCTTCCTCAGCTGGTTGGTGTTGCTCCGGAAAAGGCCATCAAACTCACTGTTAATGACATAGTGAGAGGAATTGGAGCGGGCTACTGCAAGAATGGCGAGCTGACTATGGGCTGGGAGATCCTGGCCGGATCTTCTGCTGGTGCCTGCCAAGTCATATTCACCAATCCTCTTGAGATCACCAAAATCAGACTGCAAGTGCAAGGAGAAACTGTGAGACAAATGGCCAAAGACGGCCTTCCGTATGTTGAGAAGTCTGCCGTCGATATTGTGAGGGAGCTGGGGCTCCGGGGCCTTTATAAAGGAGCATCTGCCTGTTTGCTCAGAGACGTTCCCTTCAGTGCCATCTACTTCCCAGCATATGCAAATATCAAGAAGTTTGTGTTTGGCTTCGATCCAAACAACCCAGCCAAGAAGAGCAAGCTCGAGTCATGGGAGCTGCTTCTTAGTGGAGCGCTTGCCGGAATGCCAGCGGCATACTTCACGACTCCGTGCGACGTGATCAAGACCAGACTCCAGGTGGAGAGTCGTCCTGGCGAGAAGGCGTACAAGAACATTGCGGACGCATTCTCCCGGATattgaaagaagaaggtttCTCTGCCCTGTTCAAGGGCGGCATCGCCAGAATCTGTCGGTCATCGCCGCAATTCGGATTCACGCTTGCATCATACGAGCTGTTCCAGAGCTGGATTCCTCTCAAACGGTTCTACCCCGATCAGACGTCCAGAACCCTGACTGACGGCCACGGCAACGTTCTCAAATCTCTGACACCGACCTCGTCGCAAGAAACCGTGCACCACGAGCTTTCCGAGGGCGCGAAGCAGTTTGTGAGCACGTCGCTGGAGCTGAACCCGGCTCTCAACAGCTTCAACTACTACAATTACCTTGATTACAGGGGCAACAAGAAATAG
- a CDS encoding N-glycosylase/DNA lyase: MTKDIVWKAIRLSPKELSVARVLRCGQAFRWKYVDDIWSCTIQNRVLLLKQDDTFLHYASIPHLKDTEEVVLDYFNLSIRLEELYLDWASKDKHFTKNSANFAGIRMLRQDPWENLVSFICSTNNNVKRISKMCENLCIHYGEFLVEYQGIKHYKFPEPERLAQPNVEAELRALGFGYRAKFIHQTAKMLTEKDEFAKLYSMRTEPHKTCHDYLQTFMGVGPKVADCVCLMSLDKHDVVPVDTHVFKIATKTYRMPGKLLNKELYAQIQDKFKQLWGEYAGWAHSVLFAADLRDLNNGINIKTEK; the protein is encoded by the exons ATGACCAAAGACATCGTCTGGAAAGCCATCCGCCTCTCTCCAAAG GAACTCTCGGTTGCCAGAGTTTTGCGCTGCGGACAAGCGTTCCGCTGGAAATACGTGGACGACATATGGTCCTGTACGATCCAGAACAGAGTGCTGCTTCTGAAACAGGACGACACGTTCCTCCACTACGCATCTATCCCGCACTTGAAGGACACCGAGGAGGTGGTCTTGGACTACTTCAACCTGTCTATCAGGCTCGAAGAGCTGTACCTTGACTGGGCTTCCAAAGATAAGCATTTTACGAAAAACTCTGCAAATTTTGCCGGAATACGCATGCTCAGACAAGATCCGTGGGAGAATCTTGTGTCGTTTATCTGCTCAACCAATAACAACGTGAAACGGATCTCGAAAATGTGCGAAAATTTGTGTATTCACTATGGCGAGTTTTTGGTTGAGTATCAGGGGATCAAACACTACAAATTCCCTGAACCGGAGCGTTTGGCCCAGCCAAATGTTGAGGCTGAACTGCGTGCGCTTGGATTTGGGTATCGGGCAAAATTCATTCATCAAACCGCCAAAATGCTTACCGAGAAAGACGAGTTTGCGAAACTGTACTCGATGAGAACGGAACCCCATAAAACGTGCCACGACTATCTCCAGACGTTCATGGGCGTCGGCCCTAAAGTTGCTGACTGTGTGTGTTTGATGTCGTTGGATAAGCACGACGTCGTTCCTGTCGACACTCATGTTTTCAAGATTGCTACCAAAACGTACCGCATGCCAGGAAAACTACTAAATAAAGAGCTTTACGCGCAAATCCAAGACAAATTCAAGCAACTATGGGGTGAGTACGCTGGCTGGGCTCACTCGGTGCtttttgctgctgatcTGCGGGATCTGAACAACGGGATCAATATAAAAACGGAAAAATAG
- a CDS encoding putative polyamine transporter — protein MAPNVDPVRSTATILSVDQMHITSVLSNRSQKILVDHPVDKDEAVILALGYKQEFKREFSLITTFGVSFSVLGLLPSIASTLWYSLAYSGNAGLTWAYLVGMIGVMAVACSMAEISSAFPTSGGLYYATAMLAPPGYKAVLSWFVGWSNYFVQVTGAPSVAYGCASMILALKSLNDPDYSATNWQTYLLTSCLTFFCSIIASLPTKWIAWINSGSTALNLLFLFISFVIILGGNTRSDQGLPKFNNNDAAWGITNFTEWPNGICVLMSFMAVIWTMSGFDSPFHLAEECSNAQLATPRAIVLTASVGGILGFVFQLAMAYTIVDVDDAVNDELGQPYVSFLAQIMTKERVITLTAFAIVLSFTMAFSCMIAASRVLFSYSRDGCFPLSRVWSHVNTTTKTPVNAVWANWFLGELLLLLMFGGETPIDAIFSVGAIGSFISFTVPTLLRITYARNTFQKGPWHLGAFSIPSGVVAVCFVTLMIPILNFPQYKGADNTPDMMNWTVLVYWGSMFLCMVWYAVYAHKVYKGPKSNLDKDQLVTDDEDNVIEAVTSKGQDVRYYGEKA, from the coding sequence ATGGCCCCGAACGTTGACCCTGTCCGATCCACCGCCACGATCCTCTCGGTGGACCAAATGCACATCACCTCTGTTCTGTCCAACAGGTCGCAGAAAATCCTCGTGGACCACCCCgtcgacaaggacgaggcGGTCATTCTGGCCCTCGGTTACAAGCAGGAGTTCAAAAGAGAGTTTTCGCTTATCACCACGTTCGGAGTCTCGTTTTCGGTGCTCGGTCTGCTTCCCTCGATCGCGTCCACCTTGTGGTACTCGCTTGCCTACTCCGGCAACGCGGGCCTCACCTGGGCGTATCTGGTGGGCATGATCGGAGTCATGGCCGTTGCGTGCTCCATGGCCGAGATCTCAAGCGCATTCCCGACTTCTGGTGGACTCTACTATGCCACAGCTATGCTTGCTCCGCCAGGCTACAAAGCTGTGCTCTCCTGGTTTGTCGGCTGGTCCAATTACTTTGTGCAAGTGACGGGCGCTCCATCTGTGGCATACGGCTGTGCCAGCATGATTCTAGCGCTCAAGTCGCTCAATGACCCAGACTATTCTGCCACCAATTGGCAAACGTATCTGCTAACCTCGTGTCTGAcgtttttctgctccatcATCGCCTCGCTCCCTACCAAATGGATTGCCTGGATCAATTCCGGCTCCACCGCGCTCAAcctgctctttttgttCATCTCTTTCGTTATTATCCTTGGCGGCAACACCAGAAGCGACCAGGGGCTTCCCAAGTTCAACAACAACGACGCAGCCTGGGGAATCACTAACTTCACTGAATGGCCGAACGGGATCTGTGTTCTGATGAGTTTTATGGCCGTGATCTGGACGATGTCTGGTTTCGACTCGCCATTCCACCTTGCTGAAGAGTGTAGCAACGCCCAGTTGGCCACTCCGCGGGCCATCGTGCTGACTGCGTCCGTGGGAGGCATTCTCGGGttcgttttccagcttgccATGGCGTACACGATCGTTGACGTTGATGATGCAGTCAACGACGAATTGGGCCAGCCGTACGTTTCGTTTTTGGCGCAGATCATGACCAAAGAAAGAGTCATCACGCTGACCGCGTTCGCCATTGTTCTCTCTTTCACCATGGCCTTTTCCTGTATGATTGCCGCGTCCAGAGTGCTATTTTCGTACTCGAGAGACGGGTGTTTCCCGCTGTCTAGAGTTTGGTCGCACGTCAACACCACCACAAAGACTCCTGTCAACGCTGTGTGGGCCAACTGGTTCCTgggcgagctgctgctacTACTCATGTTTGGCGGCGAAacgccgatcgacgccatTTTCTCCGTCGGAGCAATTGGCTCATTTATCTCCTTTACAGTGCCAACACTGCTCCGGATCACCTATGCCAGAAATACGTTCCAGAAGGGCCCGTGGCACCTGGGCGCATTTTCTATTCCTTCCGGTGTGGTGGCCGTGTGTTTTGTGACGCTCATGATCCCAATTCTGAACTTCCCGCAGTACAAAGGAGCTGATAACACCCCAGATATGATGAACTGGACGGTGCTGGTGTACTGGGGCTCGATGTTCCTGTGTATGGTGTGGTACGCCGTGTACGCTCACAAGGTCTACAAAGGGCCAAAGAGCAACCTCGACAaggaccagctggtcaCGGACGATGAGGACAACGTCATCGAGGCGGTCACCTCAAAGGGCCAGGACGTGAGATACTACGGAGAAAAAGCGTGA
- a CDS encoding 2-dehydropantoate 2-reductase: MGAGGIGTLVASALTKRYAVNFLVRRKEKLDLLKKTSNTFTITQLFNQGRRIDCKIARACQADDIPDQHIDFLIVSVKTFDTVKSLTPLLPKISPSTNIMLIQNGMGVLEELYASLWPQASERPVIYQGVITHGVFQNRDQEGTFNYNHAGNGDLKIARVDGKEADHPVVKTLVESDLRTTLYSYEDLLVHQVAKLMVNCCMNPTTAVLDCVNYEIDGIESIKEFFTRLVHEAMAILRVRYPFLEGHAELDESRLVEFILEKGCKLNGKNSTSMRQDTLFLRDTEIDYINGYIVRLAEQAGTDAPYNRTIQLLTKSRLRINRSRAL, from the coding sequence ttgggagcaggaggaaTTGGCACGTTGGTGGCCTCTGCGCTGACGAAACGGTATGCGGTGAATTTTCTGGTGAGGAGaaaagagaagctggatttgctgaagaaaaccAGCAACACGTTCACAATCACCCAGCTTTTCAACCAGGGCCGTCGGATAGACTGCAAGATTGCGCGAGCTTGTCAGGCTGACGACATTCCGGACCAGCACATTGACTTTCTGATTGTCAGTGTCAAGACTTTTGATACCGTGAAGTCACTGACGCctttgctgccaaagatcTCGCCATCTACCAACATTATGCTTATTCAAAACGGTATGGGTGTTTTGGAGGAACTGTACGCCAGTTTGTGGCCCCAGGCATCCGAACGGCCCGTTATCTACCAAGGAGTGATTACGCATGgagttttccaaaacagagaccaagaaggCACGTTTAACTATAACCATGCCGGAAACGGAGATCTCAAGATCGCCAGGGTCGACGGCAAGGAGGCAGACCATCCGGTGGTGAAAACGCTAGTGGAGAGCGACCTGCGCACCACTTTATACTCATACGAGGATCTTCTTGTGCACCAGGTCGCGAAACTGATGGTTAACTGCTGTATGAACCCGACCACTGCTGTTCTGGACTGTGTGAACTACGAGATCGACGGAATTGAGTCGATTAAAGAGTTTTTTACCAGGCTGGTCCACGAGGCGATGGCAATTTTGCGTGTCCGGTATCCGTTTTTGGAAGGCCACGCGGAACTCGATGAGTCGCGGCTGGTGGAATTTATTCTTGAAAAAGGTTGCAAATTGAACGGAAAAAATAGCACGAGCATGAGACAGGATACTTTGTTTCTAAGAGACACGGAAATCGACTACATCAACGGATATATTGTGCGCCTGGCAGAACAGGCAGGGACAGACGCTCCATACAACAGGACGATCCAGCTACTGACAAAAAGCAGGCTAAGAATAAATCGATCTAGAGCATTATAG